One window of the Chryseobacterium sp. CY350 genome contains the following:
- a CDS encoding RHS repeat domain-containing protein gives MSYADSNHDGGILPRDMNSKYCEDMGDGNMACYDYWMPGEVVEVNNYYPFGLMHNYTATTMNRYQYKYNGKELQETGMYDYGARFYMPDIGRWGVVDPLAEKYRRQSTYNYTVNNPIRFIDPDGRGVEYFGKEAEKKAQPLEKTLVNKINELQKGNASDKGDRIAELNKSKSDISDMRNDKTTEYKFDKAGGKSDGNSINEHIIQDRLAMEK, from the coding sequence TTGAGCTATGCCGATTCCAATCATGACGGCGGGATTTTGCCACGCGATATGAATTCAAAATATTGTGAAGATATGGGAGATGGTAATATGGCATGTTATGATTACTGGATGCCGGGAGAGGTTGTGGAAGTCAATAATTATTACCCTTTTGGGTTGATGCATAATTACACTGCAACAACTATGAATAGGTATCAATATAAGTACAACGGGAAGGAATTGCAGGAGACCGGAATGTATGATTACGGGGCAAGGTTCTATATGCCGGATATTGGTAGATGGGGTGTTGTAGATCCGCTGGCGGAGAAATATAGAAGGCAGTCTACTTACAACTATACTGTAAATAATCCAATTCGTTTCATTGACCCAGATGGACGTGGTGTAGAATATTTTGGCAAAGAAGCAGAAAAGAAAGCGCAGCCTCTTGAAAAAACATTAGTTAATAAGATAAACGAATTACAAAAAGGAAATGCTAGTGATAAAGGTGATAGAATTGCTGAATTAAATAAATCGAAATCTGATATTTCTGATATGCGAAATGATAAGACCACAGAATATAAATTTGATAAAGCAGGTGGAAAATCGGATGGAAATAGTATCAATGAACATATAATACAAGACAGACTGGCAATGGAGAAGTAA
- a CDS encoding JAB-like toxin 1 domain-containing protein encodes MLEDIYEVDNDGNLAWKAESDRDVIYASKNFDSSGNLKAENDGGVDVGEKGFIAKNSGSEKVEITNASGDTIEKKYDYIKFGSNSETAQNVFDYLAENTNVEFNRNVFTNSKNDKFSFVGTIHIEDKVALVMLGNQLIESEHSHPDPYSNSPSGFNVDYSPETGKFSYSHGLQSGDMKVAGKYPNAKFIMYSPNYIQGALRINFDGQKIISITNQGKK; translated from the coding sequence ATGCTCGAGGACATTTATGAGGTTGATAATGACGGGAATCTAGCATGGAAAGCAGAATCAGACAGAGATGTAATTTATGCTTCAAAGAATTTTGACAGTAGTGGAAATTTAAAAGCAGAGAATGATGGTGGTGTTGATGTGGGTGAGAAAGGATTTATAGCAAAAAATTCAGGTTCGGAAAAAGTAGAAATTACCAATGCCTCTGGCGATACTATTGAAAAAAAATATGATTATATAAAATTTGGAAGTAATAGTGAAACAGCACAAAATGTTTTTGATTATTTAGCTGAAAATACTAATGTTGAGTTTAATCGAAATGTATTTACAAATAGTAAAAATGATAAATTTAGTTTTGTAGGAACTATTCATATAGAAGATAAAGTTGCCTTAGTTATGTTAGGCAATCAATTAATAGAATCCGAACATAGTCATCCTGACCCTTATTCAAATTCACCGAGTGGCTTCAATGTCGACTATTCTCCAGAAACTGGAAAATTTAGCTACAGTCATGGCTTGCAAAGTGGAGATATGAAAGTAGCAGGGAAATATCCAAATGCTAAATTTATTATGTATTCTCCAAATTATATACAAGGGGCACTTAGAATAAATTTTGATGGTCAAAAGATAATATCCATAACAAACCAAGGCAAAAAATAA